One Bacillus sp. 1780r2a1 DNA segment encodes these proteins:
- a CDS encoding ABC transporter permease, giving the protein MLRILLQAELLKIKRKVLWLLVFLGPFGVVSLQVVNYGVRKDYLLSQEPDAWKGLMHEVNIFIPTVVILGATILTTQLAAVEYDKSSWKQLLSLPIKRNMLYVAKFLIVLCMLFISSCLLFVGTYLVGLGFGFGQPNSISKLILNSFYPFFAVIPVVATQLWIAILYQNQSKALSLGIMMGVFILYAGDMPFWFIWQWPSLIFTDFPQLYMVMGVIVGTLFCFLGALHFQRKDVK; this is encoded by the coding sequence ATGCTACGAATATTACTGCAGGCTGAGCTGTTAAAGATAAAGAGAAAAGTACTATGGTTACTCGTTTTCTTAGGTCCGTTTGGGGTCGTGAGCCTGCAAGTAGTGAACTATGGTGTCCGAAAAGATTATTTGCTTTCACAAGAACCGGATGCTTGGAAAGGATTAATGCATGAGGTTAATATCTTTATACCAACCGTTGTTATTTTAGGCGCAACAATTTTGACAACGCAACTAGCAGCAGTCGAGTATGACAAAAGTTCGTGGAAACAACTTCTTAGTCTTCCTATAAAAAGAAATATGCTGTATGTAGCAAAGTTTTTAATTGTTTTATGTATGCTATTTATATCTTCTTGTTTATTATTCGTAGGAACCTATCTAGTTGGTTTAGGATTTGGATTTGGTCAACCTAATTCTATAAGCAAATTGATTTTAAACAGTTTTTATCCTTTTTTTGCTGTAATACCTGTAGTAGCAACTCAGCTTTGGATTGCAATTTTGTACCAAAACCAAAGCAAGGCATTATCTTTAGGAATTATGATGGGCGTATTTATCTTGTATGCTGGCGACATGCCGTTTTGGTTTATTTGGCAGTGGCCAAGCTTAATTTTTACTGACTTTCCTCAATTGTATATGGTAATGGGAGTTATAGTAGGAACACTATTTTGCTTTTTAGGAGCTCTACATTTTC
- a CDS encoding ABC transporter ATP-binding protein yields the protein MNIIKTSQLVKEFKGKAVVNKIDLTVSEGEIYGFLGPNGAGKTTTIRMLLGLMKPTSGSIELFGRNINGNHLHSLRQIGSLVESPSYYAHLTARENLEVLRMVLQVPKARINEVLSIVNLSKYADQRVSGFSLGMKQRLGIAASLLGNPKLLILDEPTNGLDPAGIHEIRDLIKHLPKEHGVTVLISSHLLYEIDQIATQVGIITHGQMIYSGSIESLRQKAKKRIWLNTSDENKTKSLLLASGCVPTYENNRIFIPYMENEKVASAIRNLVQNGISIYRVGEQEHSLEDIFLQLTTGGIQHATNITAG from the coding sequence ATGAATATTATAAAAACGAGTCAGCTAGTGAAAGAGTTTAAAGGAAAAGCAGTTGTAAACAAGATTGATTTGACCGTTAGTGAAGGCGAAATTTATGGATTTTTAGGACCCAATGGTGCCGGCAAAACCACAACGATTCGAATGTTATTAGGATTAATGAAACCTACTTCAGGAAGTATTGAGCTGTTTGGGCGCAATATAAATGGCAATCACTTACACAGCTTGCGTCAAATTGGATCACTTGTCGAAAGCCCATCGTACTATGCGCACTTAACGGCTAGAGAAAATTTAGAAGTGCTTCGCATGGTTTTACAAGTCCCTAAGGCGAGAATTAATGAAGTGCTTTCAATCGTAAATTTATCAAAATACGCGGATCAACGAGTAAGTGGCTTCTCTCTGGGTATGAAGCAGCGATTAGGCATCGCGGCTTCCCTTTTAGGAAATCCCAAGCTGCTTATTTTAGATGAGCCAACAAATGGCTTAGATCCAGCAGGAATCCATGAAATTAGAGATTTAATTAAGCACCTTCCAAAAGAACACGGCGTAACGGTGTTAATTTCAAGCCATCTTTTGTATGAAATTGATCAAATAGCAACTCAGGTAGGCATTATTACGCATGGACAGATGATTTATAGCGGCAGTATTGAATCGCTACGTCAAAAAGCTAAGAAAAGGATTTGGCTCAATACAAGTGATGAAAATAAAACTAAAAGCTTGCTGTTAGCAAGTGGTTGTGTACCTACTTATGAAAATAATCGAATTTTTATCCCCTATATGGAAAATGAAAAAGTAGCTTCAGCGATAAGAAATCTTGTTCAAAACGGTATATCCATTTATCGAGTTGGTGAGCAAGAGCACTCCTTAGAGGATATTTTCTTACAGCTAACGACTGGAGGGATTCAGCATGCTACGAATATTACTGCAGGCTGA